The following proteins are encoded in a genomic region of Syngnathus acus chromosome 22, fSynAcu1.2, whole genome shotgun sequence:
- the tmed8 gene encoding protein TMED8, with amino-acid sequence MERLEETSKLQSRLSSLSFSSFPGITSKHCDSDPTDRLQNTDLSMNLSQSPKQTNMDPSEQREEANDEAPAEHTSGDQGEKNSAGSPLPSTEIKAETPPLNPPPTWTSAALKELKAKLRTEKDSMVTVYRGDIMTVHVPTKPEAKKVCWEFATDGYDIGFGIYFDWTPVTSRAITVHISESSDDEDEEEELEGPVPNGDVEKGSKAQSNSNLVELIPVYRQDSHMTVFGGSHDFPGEGTYLFKFDNSYSLWRNKTLYYRIYYSA; translated from the exons ATGGAGAGATTGGAAGAGACATCAAAGCTCCAGTCGCGACTGTCATCGCTGTCCTTCTCGTCTTTCCCAGGAATAACATCCAAACATTGCGACAGCGACCCAACGGATAG ACTCCAAAACACAGACCTCTCCATGAACTTAAGCCAGtctccaaaacaaacaaatatggaTCCATCTGAGCAGCGTGAAGAG gcTAATGACGAGGCCCCTGCTGAGCACACCTCAGGGGACCAGGGTGAGAAGAACAGCGCAGGGAGCCCTCTGCCCTCCACTGAGATTAAAG CTGAGACACCCCCCTTGAACCCCCCGCCGACGTGGACATCTGCTGCCCTCAAAGAGCTCAAGGCCAAGCTTCGAACGGAGAAGGACAGCATGGTGACGGTGTATCGAGGCGACATCATGACTGTGCACGTGCCCACCAAGCCAGAAGCCAAGAAGGTCTGCTGGGAGTTTGCCACAGATGGCTACGACATTGGCTTTGGCATCTATTTTGACTGGACTCCCGTCACGAGTCGAGCCATCACTGTGCACATCAGTGAATCgagtgatgatgaagatgaagaggaggagctggaAG GCCCGGTCCCCAATGGCGATGTGGAGAAGGGCTCCAAAGCACAAAGCAACTCCAACCTGGTTGAGCTCATACCCGTGTACCGCCAGGACAGCCACATGACCGTCTTCGGCGGCAGCCACGACTTCCCGGGCGAAGGCACTTACCTCTTCAAATTCGACAACTCTTACTCTTTATGGCGAAATAAAACACTTTACTACAGAATTTATTACAGTGCCTAA